The genomic stretch TCGAGGACCTGGCCTTCCCGCTCGGCGCCGTCGCCGCGCTCGCGCACGACGTGACGATCACGCTCGGGCTCTTCTCGCTGCTCCAGGGCGTGGTACCGTTCTCGCTCCAGATCGACCAGGCGATCATCGCGGCGTTCCTCACCATCGTCGGGTATTCGCTCAACGATACGGTGATCATTTTCGACCGCATCCGTGAGTACGCCAACATCTTCAAAACCGACGCCTACGCGACGGTTGTCAACAAGTCGATCAACCAGACGCTCTCTCGCACGGTGGTCACGTCGCTGACGACCTTCATCGTGGTGGCGGTGCTGTTCATCGCGGGTGGGCCCGTGCTGCGCGGGTTCGCGTTCGCCCTCATCATCGGCGTGGTGATCGGCACCTACTCGTCGGTCTTCGTAGCTTCCCCGGTGGTCGTCGCGCTCAAGTCGCGCAACGAGCAGTAGGGACGGTGTAGAGGGCGGGGAGAAGGGTCTGCTTCTTCCTCAACGTCGCACCGCTCCCCGCCCCCAACTCCCAACTCCCTATCTCTAACATGACCATCACCACCACCGAACGCGACGGCGTGACCGTCCTGGCCCTCGACGGCGACGTGATGGGCGGCCCTGACGGTACGGCTCTCCACAACCGCTTGAGCGACCTGCGCACGGAGGGCATCCAGCAGGTCGTGGTGGACCTCACGGGCGTGCGCCTCATGAACTCGTCCGGGCTCGGCATGCTTATCGGCGGGCTCACGACGATGAAGAACGGCGGCGGCGACCTGCGCCTCGCCGGGGCCTCGTCGCGCCTGCAGACGCTCTTCACGATGACGCGCCTCGACAAGGTCTTCCGGCAGTTCGAAAACGTCGATGAGGCTGTGGCGTCGTTCTCCTGATTCGGGACGGGTGACCTGTGACTAGCGGTTGCAGGGTTGCCACCATGCTCCTACAAGTTGCGGAGACACGGCGTTCTCTTCCCCCAATTCGCTCCTCACCTCACCAGTCGCAAGTCGCTCCCATCATGCCAGTCACCATCGTCATCGGGTCCCAGTGGG from Bacteroidota bacterium encodes the following:
- a CDS encoding STAS domain-containing protein, yielding MTITTTERDGVTVLALDGDVMGGPDGTALHNRLSDLRTEGIQQVVVDLTGVRLMNSSGLGMLIGGLTTMKNGGGDLRLAGASSRLQTLFTMTRLDKVFRQFENVDEAVASFS